Proteins encoded in a region of the Devosia sp. RR2S18 genome:
- a CDS encoding molybdopterin-dependent oxidoreductase yields MWWRSSRQLVLSLAAVLLSLLAVPALALEVLPRPEGKVILTISGNIAITNSPRGAEFDRQMLQSLGLSTISTTTTWTDGVQLFEGVLVRKVLERVGAKGTQAVATALNDFVAPVPLEEVQQYDVLLAMNMNGKEMQVSDWGPLWIVYPRDNHPELQDARFNERWVWQLRELRIE; encoded by the coding sequence ATGTGGTGGAGAAGCTCACGGCAACTGGTGCTGAGTTTAGCGGCTGTCCTGCTGAGCTTGCTCGCTGTTCCCGCTCTCGCTTTGGAGGTCCTGCCAAGGCCCGAAGGCAAGGTGATCCTCACCATCAGTGGGAATATCGCCATCACGAACTCGCCGCGCGGCGCCGAGTTCGACCGGCAGATGCTGCAATCGCTGGGACTGAGCACGATCAGCACCACCACGACCTGGACCGATGGTGTTCAGCTTTTCGAGGGCGTCCTCGTTCGCAAGGTGCTGGAGCGCGTCGGAGCCAAGGGCACTCAAGCGGTGGCTACGGCCCTCAACGATTTCGTTGCCCCTGTTCCCCTCGAGGAGGTGCAACAATACGACGTGCTGCTCGCCATGAACATGAATGGCAAGGAAATGCAGGTCAGCGATTGGGGGCCCCTCTGGATCGTCTACCCGCGCGATAACCATCCCGAACTGCAGGATGCCCGTTTCAATGAGCGTTGGGTCTGGCAGTTGCGGGAGTTGCGCATCGAATGA
- a CDS encoding response regulator: MPTTILCVEDEADLRADLAEELLAAGYDVVEASNGEEALDYLGHSRPDLVLCDITMPKMSGLELLARVREQPAFADLPFIFLTALAGRRDVIAGKAAGVDDYLTKPIDFDLMLITIAARLEQVARIKGITPPVAPVEPISIGSALLGANEALNRMAVGIFLLDAERKVVFRNRRAEDLLGEADGITLSRDGLLRGEKPQQTNALREMIDLALSRAAAGSRQPTQALALSRNSGRRSLFAIACPVAREPVATGEPVVAVFVSDPERRLSQAAEAVAQLYGLTPAETRLAMALSKGLRLDEIADEFGISRNTVNYTMKNLFRKTDTDRQADLISLFISSPLILESD, from the coding sequence ATGCCGACCACCATTCTCTGCGTGGAAGACGAAGCCGATTTGCGAGCCGACCTCGCGGAGGAATTGCTGGCCGCCGGCTATGATGTCGTTGAAGCCAGCAACGGAGAAGAAGCCCTGGACTATCTTGGCCATAGCCGGCCAGACCTGGTCCTGTGCGATATCACTATGCCGAAAATGTCAGGGCTCGAGCTCCTGGCGCGGGTTCGGGAGCAGCCGGCATTTGCCGACCTGCCGTTCATCTTCCTCACGGCGCTGGCGGGACGCCGTGACGTTATCGCAGGCAAGGCCGCCGGCGTCGACGACTACCTCACCAAGCCCATCGATTTCGACCTGATGCTGATTACAATCGCAGCCAGGCTGGAGCAGGTTGCGCGCATCAAGGGGATCACTCCTCCAGTTGCTCCGGTTGAACCGATCAGCATTGGCTCGGCCCTGCTCGGCGCCAACGAAGCGTTGAACCGAATGGCGGTCGGCATTTTCCTGTTGGACGCCGAGCGCAAGGTGGTCTTTCGCAACCGGCGGGCAGAGGACTTGCTCGGGGAGGCCGACGGCATCACCCTGTCGCGCGACGGTCTGCTGCGGGGCGAAAAGCCTCAGCAGACTAACGCCCTCCGCGAGATGATCGATCTAGCCTTGTCGCGGGCTGCAGCCGGATCGCGCCAGCCGACCCAAGCTCTGGCCCTGTCGCGCAATTCAGGTCGCCGCTCGCTATTTGCAATTGCCTGCCCCGTGGCGCGTGAGCCTGTGGCTACGGGCGAGCCCGTCGTGGCCGTCTTCGTTTCCGACCCCGAACGCCGGCTCAGCCAGGCTGCTGAGGCTGTGGCACAGCTCTATGGCCTTACCCCGGCGGAAACCCGACTCGCGATGGCGCTCTCGAAGGGTCTGCGCCTCGACGAGATTGCGGACGAGTTCGGTATTTCCCGCAACACAGTCAACTACACGATGAAGAACCTCTTCCGCAAAACCGATACAGACCGACAGGCAGATCTAATCAGTCTCTTCATCTCCAGCCCACTGATCCTCGAGAGCGACTAG
- the yjfF gene encoding galactofuranose ABC transporter, permease protein YjfF has product MNRSLRPLAATAVIFIIAYGLSVLQFPNMFSTRVLGNFLTDNAFLGIAAVGMTFVIISGGIDLSVGAVIGFTGVLVAVLISWAGLHPLVAFALALGVAAIFGAAMGLAIHYLQVPAFIVTLAGMFLARGGASVITQDSVGIDHEFYDWISDLIIRLPGGGRLSFIGLLMIAVFILGALLAHRTRFGSYVYALGGNTASAELMGVPVAKTTIQIYLLSSVLAALAGIVFSLYTSAGYPLAAVGVELDAISAVVIGGTLLTGGYGFVLGTFIGVMLLGLVQTYIIFDGTLSSWWTKIVIGILLFLFIVLQRLIFAASSASDKAPEKA; this is encoded by the coding sequence ATGAACCGGAGCCTTCGTCCCCTCGCGGCCACTGCGGTCATCTTCATCATCGCCTATGGCCTGAGCGTTCTGCAGTTCCCCAACATGTTCTCGACCCGCGTGCTCGGCAATTTCCTGACGGACAACGCATTTCTTGGCATCGCTGCTGTCGGCATGACTTTCGTCATTATTTCGGGGGGCATCGATCTTTCGGTCGGAGCGGTTATCGGCTTCACCGGCGTGCTGGTGGCCGTGCTCATTTCCTGGGCTGGCCTGCACCCCTTGGTGGCTTTCGCCTTGGCACTGGGCGTGGCGGCAATTTTTGGCGCCGCTATGGGGCTCGCCATCCACTATCTGCAGGTGCCTGCCTTTATTGTCACCTTGGCGGGCATGTTCCTGGCGCGCGGTGGCGCCTCGGTCATCACCCAGGATTCGGTCGGCATTGATCATGAGTTCTATGACTGGATCTCCGACCTCATTATCCGCCTCCCGGGCGGCGGGCGGCTAAGCTTCATCGGCCTTCTGATGATCGCGGTCTTCATCCTGGGAGCTCTTCTGGCGCACCGGACCCGTTTCGGCTCTTATGTCTACGCGCTGGGCGGCAACACCGCCTCGGCTGAACTAATGGGTGTGCCGGTGGCCAAGACCACCATCCAGATCTACCTGCTCTCCAGCGTCCTTGCCGCACTCGCCGGTATTGTCTTCTCGCTCTATACCTCGGCGGGCTACCCGCTCGCCGCGGTTGGTGTGGAGCTCGACGCGATCAGCGCAGTGGTGATCGGCGGCACGCTGCTGACTGGGGGCTATGGCTTTGTGCTCGGTACCTTTATCGGGGTCATGCTGCTCGGGCTCGTCCAGACCTACATCATCTTCGACGGTACCCTATCGAGCTGGTGGACCAAGATCGTCATCGGCATCCTGCTCTTCTTGTTCATCGTTCTGCAGCGACTCATATTTGCGGCTTCCTCGGCGAGTGATAAGGCTCCCGAAAAGGCATAG
- a CDS encoding AI-2E family transporter → MPQIHPTFRSRQRRPAFEAVATFAIIAALLYLGAGIIVPVVLATLLAFALTPLVTWLNRRLHLPDPMAVILAVLLAASVLGGFVFLAGIQVARLAQELPAYQQTISAKIEGLQESLGGSVLLDRINNTIGDLSQQLSGPEEGEALPRGEPVPVTISNEIGPMGILTSVLGSIIGPVATVAIVTVFLIFLLMGRADLQERFIRLVGGGGYSKTNMAIADASKRVGRYLLIQLSINVTYGFIFGVGLWLIGVPSAVLWGLLIILFRYIPFVGALIIAVVPFMLAFAVDPGWNMLLMSVGLFLVLDLTTANAVEPRLYGSSTGVSAIAILLSAMFWATLWGPIGLILATPMTVCLVVIGRHLPQFQFLETLLGSEPVLSPPERLYQRMLKGDAEDAIDMTDEYVEEHGAGQYLREVMLPALHLANRELSDRPEALHQRRQLVQSFEAVLEEIAEADHTEHSNVLLVGGRSEIDECAARLLAITLDDAGVGSTVLPPVAVRQEAIGRLDLDGVDLVTLVFLGAVNRAQTRYVSRRIHRMAPRVKVVVCALSDEQRGETIETLHIDAIYRSMGDAVEGIADSANWLDKPPRGEPGKTRPFAGAGRGDDALGRAVQQVADSFAVPVATINLIEDERHMEEEDAFRLTRLVVDTGEPLVIHSETPNPLVGDNAYLQTNGVDLYAGAPLTLADGRCVGALVLLDYEPRAFSEDDVARLKEAAEDLVRRFAGI, encoded by the coding sequence TTGCCTCAGATCCACCCAACTTTCCGCAGCCGCCAGCGCCGCCCTGCCTTCGAGGCGGTCGCGACTTTCGCCATTATCGCAGCCCTGCTCTATCTTGGTGCCGGCATCATCGTCCCGGTGGTTCTGGCAACCCTGCTAGCCTTCGCGCTGACGCCGCTCGTCACTTGGCTCAACCGGCGGCTCCACCTCCCCGACCCCATGGCCGTGATCCTGGCAGTTCTGCTTGCCGCCAGTGTTTTGGGGGGGTTTGTCTTCCTGGCCGGTATTCAGGTGGCACGGCTGGCGCAGGAACTGCCCGCGTATCAACAGACCATCTCGGCCAAGATCGAGGGCTTGCAGGAGAGCCTGGGCGGCAGCGTGCTGCTCGACCGGATCAACAACACGATCGGCGACCTCAGCCAGCAACTCTCGGGGCCTGAGGAGGGTGAGGCGCTTCCGCGTGGCGAGCCCGTGCCCGTTACCATCTCCAACGAAATTGGCCCGATGGGCATTCTCACCTCCGTGCTGGGCTCGATTATTGGCCCGGTAGCCACGGTTGCCATCGTGACTGTGTTCCTGATTTTCCTGCTGATGGGGCGCGCCGATCTGCAGGAACGCTTCATTCGCCTAGTCGGCGGCGGGGGCTATTCCAAGACCAATATGGCAATTGCCGATGCCAGCAAGCGCGTCGGTCGTTATCTCCTGATCCAACTCAGTATTAACGTCACCTACGGCTTCATCTTCGGGGTCGGCCTATGGTTGATCGGGGTACCCAGTGCCGTGCTTTGGGGCCTGCTCATCATTCTCTTCCGCTACATCCCCTTCGTCGGCGCCCTGATCATCGCTGTCGTGCCGTTCATGCTCGCCTTCGCGGTCGACCCCGGCTGGAACATGCTCCTGATGTCGGTTGGCCTCTTCCTGGTGCTGGACCTCACCACGGCCAACGCGGTGGAGCCACGGCTTTACGGCTCTAGCACCGGCGTTTCGGCCATTGCTATTCTTCTCTCCGCCATGTTTTGGGCGACACTTTGGGGACCGATCGGGCTGATCCTGGCTACGCCGATGACGGTGTGCCTCGTGGTTATTGGCCGGCACTTGCCGCAGTTCCAGTTCCTCGAAACCTTGCTGGGCAGCGAGCCTGTGCTTTCTCCCCCCGAGCGCCTCTACCAGCGCATGCTCAAAGGAGATGCCGAGGACGCTATCGACATGACGGACGAGTATGTGGAGGAGCATGGCGCCGGGCAGTATCTGCGCGAGGTCATGTTGCCAGCGCTCCACCTGGCGAACCGGGAACTATCGGATCGCCCGGAGGCGCTGCATCAGCGGCGGCAATTGGTTCAATCGTTCGAGGCAGTGCTCGAAGAGATCGCCGAGGCAGATCACACCGAGCACAGCAATGTGCTGTTGGTCGGTGGGCGGAGCGAGATCGACGAGTGTGCAGCGCGGCTGCTGGCAATCACGTTGGATGATGCAGGCGTCGGCAGCACTGTCCTTCCACCCGTGGCCGTCCGCCAGGAGGCTATTGGAAGGCTGGATCTCGACGGCGTCGACCTGGTGACGCTGGTCTTTCTCGGCGCCGTCAACCGCGCCCAGACCCGCTACGTCTCCCGACGCATTCATCGCATGGCACCCCGGGTGAAGGTTGTCGTCTGTGCACTCAGCGACGAACAACGCGGTGAAACCATCGAGACCCTGCATATCGACGCCATCTACCGGTCCATGGGAGATGCCGTTGAGGGGATCGCTGATAGCGCCAACTGGCTCGATAAGCCGCCGCGCGGGGAACCGGGCAAGACACGCCCATTTGCAGGTGCCGGTCGCGGCGACGATGCACTGGGCCGCGCCGTTCAGCAGGTCGCCGATAGCTTTGCCGTACCTGTCGCCACGATCAATCTGATCGAAGATGAGCGGCACATGGAAGAGGAAGACGCGTTCCGCCTGACGCGCCTAGTGGTAGATACCGGAGAACCGTTGGTCATTCATTCGGAAACGCCAAACCCCCTGGTGGGGGACAACGCCTATCTCCAGACCAACGGCGTTGATCTTTATGCCGGAGCGCCCCTGACCCTTGCAGATGGGCGTTGCGTGGGTGCCTTGGTGCTTCTGGACTACGAACCGCGCGCCTTCAGCGAGGACGATGTTGCGCGCCTCAAAGAAGCTGCCGAGGATCTGGTGCGCCGCTTCGCCGGGATCTGA
- a CDS encoding DUF1127 domain-containing protein produces MFRAFDHWRERQRNRATYHQLSRLSDTLLSDVGLTRSELEDLRLGRGPAGHREVLGS; encoded by the coding sequence ATGTTTAGAGCTTTTGACCATTGGCGCGAGCGACAGCGAAACCGCGCCACCTACCACCAGCTATCCCGCTTGAGCGACACACTGCTTTCCGATGTGGGGCTGACCCGTAGTGAACTCGAGGATCTGCGGCTCGGGCGCGGACCTGCGGGTCACCGCGAGGTGTTAGGCTCATGA
- a CDS encoding sugar ABC transporter ATP-binding protein, whose product MGEARVDESGFALEARGVTKIFGAHVALDQVDFGLRPGEVHALLGENGAGKSTLIKVLTGAYQPDGGGVYVDGVQVTLDNPQHAQTYGIGTVYQEVNLLPNRTVAENLFLGHQPTRFGLVDRRRMEREAREMLARYDLDIDPGSELGAHSVAVQQIVAIARAVALSGKVLILDEPTASLDRNEVERLFEVIAGLKQSGLAIVFITHFLDQVFAIADRVTVLRNGRLIETRSLDSLNRGDVVRLMLGKDIAFSGATNLDQNRPEGEVLLEFTDYGRKRSVRPFNLTIHKGEVIGVAGLLGSGRTEMARIMFGADTADSGTVKVSGQTVSINSPTDAIAHGFGFCPEDRKAEGILGDLSVRENIIIALQGKLGWFRALNRDEQMEIAGKFGEALDIRAASLDMPVKLLSGGNQQKVILSRWLATDPTFLILDEPTRGIDVGAHAEIVRTINRLRDEGLALVVISSELDEVVAYSSRIVVMRDRELVAELHGENINPGVIVQAIANHHEEAVA is encoded by the coding sequence ATGGGGGAGGCGAGAGTGGACGAGAGCGGTTTCGCACTCGAGGCACGTGGCGTGACCAAGATCTTTGGTGCCCATGTTGCGCTCGATCAGGTCGATTTCGGGCTCCGGCCCGGTGAAGTCCATGCTCTCCTGGGCGAGAATGGCGCGGGCAAGTCGACGCTCATCAAGGTGCTGACGGGCGCCTATCAGCCCGATGGCGGCGGCGTCTATGTCGATGGCGTCCAGGTGACGCTCGACAATCCCCAGCACGCCCAGACCTATGGCATCGGGACCGTTTATCAGGAGGTCAATCTGCTGCCCAACCGTACGGTGGCGGAGAACCTTTTTCTTGGTCATCAACCCACCCGTTTCGGCTTGGTCGATCGGCGCCGCATGGAGCGTGAGGCGCGCGAGATGCTTGCTCGCTATGATCTCGACATTGATCCAGGCAGCGAACTTGGGGCACACTCGGTGGCCGTGCAGCAGATCGTTGCGATAGCGCGCGCGGTAGCCCTCTCGGGCAAAGTGTTGATCCTGGATGAACCAACCGCCAGCCTTGATCGCAACGAGGTCGAACGCCTTTTTGAGGTGATCGCGGGGCTGAAGCAATCGGGCCTCGCCATTGTCTTCATCACCCATTTCCTCGACCAGGTTTTTGCTATTGCCGACCGGGTAACCGTGCTCCGCAACGGCCGGTTGATTGAAACGCGGTCACTCGACAGTCTCAACCGTGGCGACGTGGTTCGGCTGATGCTGGGCAAGGACATCGCCTTTTCAGGCGCGACCAATCTCGATCAGAACCGCCCCGAAGGCGAAGTGCTGCTTGAGTTCACCGATTATGGACGCAAACGGAGTGTGCGGCCGTTCAATCTCACCATTCACAAGGGCGAGGTCATCGGGGTGGCGGGGCTGCTCGGCTCCGGTCGTACTGAAATGGCGCGCATCATGTTCGGCGCGGATACTGCCGATTCCGGGACGGTGAAGGTGTCCGGCCAGACGGTGAGCATCAATAGCCCCACTGACGCCATCGCCCATGGCTTCGGCTTTTGCCCCGAAGATCGCAAGGCGGAGGGCATCCTGGGCGACCTCTCGGTTCGCGAGAACATCATCATCGCCCTTCAGGGTAAACTAGGCTGGTTCCGCGCCCTCAACCGGGACGAGCAGATGGAGATCGCCGGCAAATTCGGCGAGGCCCTCGATATCAGGGCGGCTTCGCTCGACATGCCGGTCAAGCTGCTATCAGGCGGCAATCAGCAAAAAGTCATTCTCTCGCGCTGGTTGGCAACCGATCCGACCTTCCTGATCCTCGATGAGCCTACGCGCGGTATCGATGTGGGCGCTCACGCCGAGATCGTGCGCACCATCAACCGACTGCGCGACGAGGGACTGGCGCTGGTCGTGATCTCTTCTGAACTGGATGAAGTGGTCGCCTACAGCTCTCGCATTGTCGTCATGCGCGACCGCGAACTCGTAGCCGAACTGCATGGCGAGAACATCAACCCAGGAGTGATTGTGCAGGCCATCGCCAACCATCACGAAGAGGCGGTGGCATGA
- a CDS encoding outer membrane protein, with translation MFIRSLLLGASFAVVGSVAAQAADLIIPTTPMPIYEEAGFSWDGMYAGIRAGGIFNDGDDTDGVIGGVVGVNFMAVDAFVVGAEVSGDYVWTDGEEDYGQFLASLRAGAVVTDAALIYAIGGVGVNVADGDSDAIYQLGGGVEFLVTENVSVRGEVVGLGTFDDGDDFFEGTKATVGVSYHF, from the coding sequence ATGTTCATTCGTTCACTGCTGCTCGGCGCTTCGTTCGCCGTTGTTGGTTCCGTTGCCGCTCAGGCCGCTGACCTGATCATCCCGACCACCCCAATGCCGATCTATGAAGAAGCCGGCTTCAGCTGGGATGGCATGTATGCCGGTATCCGCGCTGGCGGTATCTTCAACGACGGTGACGACACTGATGGCGTCATCGGCGGCGTTGTCGGCGTGAACTTCATGGCTGTCGACGCCTTCGTGGTCGGCGCTGAAGTTTCGGGCGACTACGTCTGGACCGACGGCGAGGAAGATTACGGTCAGTTCCTGGCCAGCCTGCGTGCCGGTGCCGTTGTTACGGACGCAGCCCTGATCTACGCAATCGGTGGTGTTGGCGTTAACGTCGCTGACGGCGATAGCGATGCTATCTACCAGCTTGGTGGTGGCGTTGAGTTCCTCGTCACCGAGAACGTCTCGGTTCGCGGTGAAGTTGTTGGTCTCGGCACCTTTGACGATGGCGATGACTTCTTCGAAGGCACCAAGGCCACCGTCGGCGTTTCCTACCACTTCTAA
- a CDS encoding sensor histidine kinase has translation MSRRRWMPTRFLVASVAMAILFALLVAASVRLVASENELGGDVAEDMVWLSSQAQYEAVRFAEAAAHHAAGGLPLDEVQLRLDVLASRLSVLEQGEPRRQIGALGFSEDLAGHRAILADAAERIALIADDARQLEWIRENILALAQTLRGTANAALLAERQQDVVLRDQRKRMLLEILGALAATMLTGLLLAVILVRDQRNIANAEAALERERQVSKLHRSFISVVSHQFRTPIAIVDASAQRMIRRGASMSVEEISVRAQKMRDACLRLTRLMESTLDAARLEEGEIRFNPLPCDVGQLLHRVCDTRPDFEQGRIELRIADLPSSALVDETLLEQAVQNLVSNALKYSPQDTSITVEGGKAREELFIRVRDRGVGIPADELGSLFQRFFRARTAANVAGTGIGLSFAAHILKLHGGTVEVESEEGRGSTFTLRLPYRPAEAPSSPSDVAVSELAL, from the coding sequence ATGAGCCGGCGACGCTGGATGCCGACCCGGTTTCTAGTTGCCTCCGTAGCCATGGCGATTCTCTTTGCGCTTCTGGTTGCCGCATCGGTGCGCCTGGTCGCTAGCGAAAACGAGTTGGGCGGCGATGTTGCCGAGGACATGGTTTGGCTCTCCAGCCAGGCACAGTACGAGGCAGTGCGCTTCGCGGAAGCTGCCGCGCATCATGCTGCTGGCGGGCTCCCCCTCGATGAAGTGCAACTCCGTCTTGATGTCCTGGCGAGCCGTCTTTCCGTGCTGGAGCAGGGAGAGCCACGTCGCCAGATAGGCGCCCTCGGTTTCAGCGAGGACCTAGCGGGGCACCGCGCCATTCTCGCGGACGCAGCAGAGCGGATCGCCTTGATCGCTGATGACGCCCGCCAGCTGGAGTGGATCCGCGAGAACATCCTCGCCCTGGCGCAAACGCTGCGCGGCACCGCCAACGCGGCTCTCCTCGCCGAACGACAACAGGACGTGGTGCTGCGCGACCAACGCAAGCGCATGCTGCTCGAGATTCTCGGCGCGCTCGCTGCGACTATGCTGACGGGTTTGCTTCTGGCAGTGATCCTGGTGCGGGATCAACGCAACATTGCCAACGCCGAAGCCGCGCTCGAGCGCGAGCGTCAGGTCTCCAAGCTGCACCGGTCCTTCATCTCGGTGGTTTCCCATCAATTTCGCACCCCCATTGCCATTGTGGATGCAAGCGCCCAGCGCATGATCCGCCGGGGCGCTTCGATGAGTGTCGAAGAAATTTCGGTACGTGCACAAAAGATGCGGGACGCATGCCTGCGGCTGACGCGGCTCATGGAAAGCACCCTGGATGCCGCTCGCCTGGAAGAGGGTGAGATCCGGTTCAATCCGCTGCCCTGCGACGTGGGACAATTATTGCACCGGGTCTGCGATACGCGGCCTGACTTCGAACAGGGCCGGATCGAGCTAAGGATTGCCGATCTGCCGAGCTCGGCTCTGGTCGACGAAACACTGCTCGAGCAGGCGGTGCAAAACTTGGTCTCGAACGCCCTCAAATACTCACCACAGGACACCAGCATCACCGTCGAGGGAGGCAAGGCCCGAGAAGAATTGTTCATCCGGGTGCGCGACCGAGGTGTCGGCATTCCAGCGGATGAGTTGGGATCATTGTTCCAGCGGTTTTTCCGAGCCCGTACGGCAGCCAACGTGGCGGGTACTGGTATTGGCTTGAGCTTTGCCGCCCACATTCTCAAACTGCATGGTGGGACCGTGGAGGTGGAAAGTGAAGAGGGTCGCGGCTCGACCTTCACGCTGCGCCTCCCCTATCGCCCGGCGGAAGCTCCCAGTTCGCCATCCGATGTGGCCGTTTCCGAATTGGCGCTCTGA
- a CDS encoding ABC transporter permease translates to MMRRALSFFTSPQFLALLGVLLINWLLFPNFFQVTWQDGRFFGSVIDVINRGAPVAILAIGMTGVIATKGVDLSVGAVMAVSGAVAATLVVSGYPAPIAVLAALSVGVLCGLWNGFLVAVLDIQPIVATLVLMVAGRGIAQLITEGSIVTFNDPLLVFIGTGSFLGLPMAAVIAIALMVLVTLFVRRTAVGLFIEAVGVNRAAASLAGIRSRMLLFLVYGLSGFCAAVAGIIVAGDIRGADANNAGLWLELDAILAVVIGGTSLLGGRFSVPMAVVGALIIQAMNTGILVSGFRPEFNLIVKAGMIILILLVQSPFATRLVPNRPKPVATTRKAVQR, encoded by the coding sequence ATGATGCGCCGGGCGCTTTCCTTTTTCACAAGCCCGCAGTTTCTGGCACTGCTGGGCGTACTGCTCATCAACTGGCTGCTATTCCCTAACTTCTTTCAAGTCACCTGGCAGGACGGACGGTTTTTTGGCAGCGTGATCGACGTCATCAATCGCGGCGCTCCCGTTGCCATCCTTGCCATTGGCATGACCGGCGTCATCGCGACCAAAGGCGTCGACCTGTCGGTTGGCGCAGTGATGGCGGTATCGGGAGCCGTAGCCGCGACCCTGGTGGTGTCAGGCTACCCCGCGCCCATAGCCGTGTTGGCCGCTCTGTCCGTTGGGGTTCTTTGCGGGCTTTGGAATGGCTTCCTAGTCGCCGTGCTCGATATTCAGCCGATCGTCGCCACGCTGGTGCTGATGGTGGCGGGGCGGGGCATTGCCCAGCTCATCACTGAAGGTTCCATCGTCACCTTCAACGATCCGCTGCTGGTCTTCATCGGCACGGGTTCCTTCCTGGGCCTGCCCATGGCAGCAGTGATTGCGATAGCGCTGATGGTGCTGGTGACCTTGTTCGTCCGCCGAACCGCCGTCGGCCTCTTCATCGAGGCTGTGGGCGTCAACCGCGCCGCGGCCAGTCTCGCCGGTATTCGCAGCCGCATGCTGCTGTTCCTGGTCTATGGGCTGAGCGGGTTCTGTGCCGCCGTGGCCGGCATCATCGTTGCCGGCGACATTCGCGGCGCTGACGCCAATAATGCCGGTCTCTGGCTTGAACTGGACGCCATTCTGGCCGTCGTGATCGGCGGAACCTCGCTACTGGGCGGGCGGTTCTCGGTGCCCATGGCCGTGGTCGGCGCCCTGATCATTCAGGCGATGAATACGGGCATTCTGGTTTCGGGCTTCCGGCCCGAGTTCAACCTGATCGTCAAGGCCGGCATGATCATCCTCATCCTGCTGGTCCAGTCTCCCTTTGCCACCCGCCTCGTGCCGAACCGGCCCAAGCCCGTGGCGACCACCAGAAAAGCGGTGCAGCGATGA
- the ytfQ gene encoding galactofuranose ABC transporter, galactofuranose-binding protein YtfQ, translating to MNIVKTLAVAAGLATALSSAVFAQSLEGKVIGFSQIGSESGWRAAETAVTRQEAEARGVDLRFADAQQKQENQIKAIRGFIAQGVDGILVAPVVATGWEDVLTEAQEAEIPVVLLDRGVDAPEDLYLTSVASDQVEEGRVAGEWLVDNVGDDECRVVELQGTVGSTPAINRKAGFEEAIAGHDNITIVRSQTGDFTRAKGKEVMEGFLKAENGGADICALYAHNDDMAVGAIQAIKDAGLQPGEDIKVVSIDAVPDIFSAIAAGEANATVELTPNMAGPAFDALAAYMADGTEPEKFIITESKLYTAEDDPQGEYDRRKDLGY from the coding sequence ATGAACATCGTTAAAACGCTCGCCGTCGCGGCGGGCCTCGCTACCGCCTTGTCTTCCGCAGTCTTCGCGCAGTCGCTCGAGGGCAAGGTCATCGGCTTTTCGCAGATCGGCTCGGAGTCCGGCTGGCGCGCTGCCGAAACGGCAGTGACCCGCCAGGAGGCGGAGGCGCGCGGCGTCGATCTGCGGTTCGCCGACGCCCAGCAGAAACAAGAAAACCAGATCAAGGCCATCCGCGGCTTCATCGCCCAAGGCGTCGACGGCATCCTCGTGGCTCCGGTGGTCGCCACCGGCTGGGAAGACGTTTTGACCGAGGCGCAGGAAGCCGAAATTCCGGTGGTGCTGCTTGATCGCGGCGTCGATGCACCGGAAGACCTCTACCTCACCTCGGTGGCTTCTGACCAAGTCGAGGAAGGTCGAGTGGCGGGCGAATGGCTAGTCGATAACGTCGGTGACGACGAGTGCCGCGTCGTCGAACTCCAGGGTACAGTCGGTTCGACTCCGGCTATCAACCGCAAGGCGGGCTTCGAAGAAGCCATCGCTGGCCACGACAACATTACCATCGTGCGCAGCCAGACGGGTGATTTCACCCGGGCCAAGGGCAAGGAAGTGATGGAAGGCTTCCTTAAGGCCGAGAACGGCGGAGCCGATATCTGCGCCCTCTATGCCCATAACGATGACATGGCCGTTGGCGCCATCCAGGCGATCAAAGATGCTGGGTTGCAGCCGGGCGAGGACATCAAGGTGGTCTCGATCGACGCGGTTCCGGACATCTTCTCGGCCATCGCCGCAGGTGAAGCTAACGCCACGGTCGAGCTGACGCCGAACATGGCTGGCCCCGCATTCGACGCGCTTGCTGCGTACATGGCCGATGGTACCGAACCTGAGAAGTTCATCATCACCGAGTCCAAGCTCTATACGGCTGAGGACGATCCGCAGGGCGAATATGATCGCCGCAAGGATCTGGGCTACTAA